A section of the Malus sylvestris chromosome 17, drMalSylv7.2, whole genome shotgun sequence genome encodes:
- the LOC126609884 gene encoding uncharacterized protein LOC126609884 → MQMELYAAAADKSFRLSQMFKTFKIHAPPSPLPPFPDFHHFLNLLRFFLHCDPAPTMATPLTSFRPVSIRPNAASASQRSDPNRRKPASANWWTPLFGWSSDPAEYINADPGQNASNKDPGSDPTRAGSRFALGCFTEEKAKQLRKKTLETSAFHDIMYHSAIASRLASDLSDK, encoded by the coding sequence ATGCAAATGGAGCTGTACGCCGCAGCTGCAGATAAATCCTTCCGTCTCTCTCAAATGTTCAAAACCTTCAAAATCCATGCGCCTCCATCTCCACTCCCACCGTTTCCTGATTTCCACCATTTCTTAAATCTTCTGCGTTTCTTCCTGCATTGCGATCCTGCACCGACAATGGCAACTCCTCTCACGTCCTTCAGACCCGTTTCGATCCGACCCAACGCGGCCTCCGCCTCCCAACGGTCCGACCCGAACCGCCGCAAGCCCGCTTCCGCCAACTGGTGGACCCCGCTCTTTGGCTGGTCTTCCGACCCTGCAGAGTACATCAACGCCGATCCGGGACAAAACGCCAGCAACAAAGATCCGGGTTCTGACCCTACCCGAGCCGGATCCAGATTCGCGCTGGGGTGCTTCACGGAGGAGAAGGCGAAGCAACTCCGGAAAAAGACCCTGGAGACTTCCGCGTTCCACGATATCATGTACCACTCGGCCATCGCGTCTCGGCTCGCCTCCGATTTATCAGACAAGTAG